One bacterium genomic window carries:
- a CDS encoding DUF4159 domain-containing protein produces MIKKSQFIIFNILLVFCFSYSLAQEEKVLDVCGPPPKAKAHRRAGGESFPPLPLPVAPLRRTEKKRPPSPPVLLVKIEYGVNKQWLSDWSDDYGLLEHIKKTLNIQYKTSRFSLSSYVQKNPVISPKDCPILYITGHLSFSFDKKEVVSLRRYLESGGTLIYDCCCGRNEIRQSFIKLIGEMFPDSPLYKLPLDHPVYRTLHTIKSVHMKIDEKYSYSEPVFYGIDIGSRTALFLSIYDLSCGWSGHTHNYGKRSSVPDALKMGDNIIAYILSFYPVGEYLSVQRLYKSPKEKESSEFFIAQIKHSGYWDPSLSRLSNLLRELANSTSCEVSLHPKEVTLTNSNLFTYPFLYMTGHGEFVLSDQECSNLRKYLTRGGFLLVDNRTGMKAFDTSFRHYIKNIFPDKKLTQISTTHPIYSTIHDIKSVKYTDHVRLINASDSPSLEGISIGGNLVLVYSKYDLAWGWQNVVSYPIRLGIKYPDSIKLATNIIAYALTH; encoded by the coding sequence ATGATAAAGAAATCTCAATTCATAATTTTTAATATTCTCTTAGTATTTTGTTTTTCTTATTCATTAGCGCAGGAAGAAAAAGTTCTTGATGTATGTGGACCTCCTCCTAAAGCAAAGGCTCATAGACGCGCAGGAGGAGAATCCTTTCCTCCCCTACCTTTACCTGTTGCTCCTTTACGTAGAACAGAAAAAAAACGCCCACCTTCTCCGCCTGTGCTTCTTGTAAAAATTGAGTATGGCGTAAATAAGCAATGGCTCAGCGACTGGAGCGATGATTATGGGCTGTTAGAACATATAAAAAAAACACTTAACATTCAGTATAAAACTTCACGGTTCTCTCTCTCCTCCTATGTTCAAAAAAACCCTGTAATCAGTCCAAAGGATTGTCCAATTCTCTATATTACCGGACATCTCTCATTTTCGTTTGATAAAAAAGAAGTTGTATCTCTTCGGAGGTATCTGGAAAGCGGAGGCACATTAATTTACGACTGCTGCTGCGGAAGGAATGAAATTAGGCAATCCTTTATTAAGTTGATTGGAGAAATGTTTCCTGATAGTCCTCTATATAAATTACCGCTTGATCACCCTGTTTACAGGACGCTTCATACTATAAAGAGCGTGCATATGAAGATTGATGAAAAATATTCTTATTCAGAACCCGTTTTCTATGGAATTGATATTGGCTCACGCACAGCATTATTTCTATCCATATATGATCTTAGCTGTGGATGGTCTGGCCACACTCATAATTATGGAAAAAGATCTTCTGTTCCAGACGCTCTAAAAATGGGGGACAATATCATTGCTTATATCTTAAGCTTCTATCCTGTTGGGGAATATCTAAGTGTTCAGCGCCTCTATAAATCTCCTAAAGAAAAAGAATCGTCCGAATTTTTTATTGCTCAAATCAAACACAGTGGATATTGGGATCCTTCTCTATCCCGTCTCTCCAATCTGCTTAGAGAACTTGCCAATAGTACATCGTGTGAAGTATCTCTGCATCCGAAAGAAGTAACGTTAACAAATTCCAATTTATTTACATATCCTTTTTTATATATGACTGGTCATGGAGAATTTGTTCTTTCAGATCAGGAATGTAGTAATCTCAGAAAATATTTAACCAGAGGAGGTTTTCTCCTTGTTGATAATAGAACAGGTATGAAAGCATTTGACACATCCTTCAGGCATTATATTAAAAATATATTCCCTGATAAAAAATTAACACAGATTTCCACAACTCATCCTATTTATAGCACCATACATGACATTAAATCAGTTAAATACACGGATCATGTTCGCCTGATTAATGCATCAGATTCGCCATCTCTTGAAGGAATCAGTATAGGAGGGAACCTTGTGTTAGTTTATAGTAAATACGATTTGGCGTGGGGATGGCAGAACGTTGTGTCCTATCCTATCAGGCTTGGGATAAAATATCCGGACAGTATAAAACTTGCTACAAATATTATTGCTTATGCTTTAACGCATTAG
- a CDS encoding site-2 protease family protein: protein MILLQVFVLLLAVVIHEFAHGWMAYKCGDSTARDMGRLTLNPIPHIDLNMTIIMPILIYMMSGGRAIFGGAKPVPINPNNFRNPKRDMILVSLAGCASNFVAAILFALLIRLGIAGILPAFTLLCVYGVLINILLGVFNLIPIPPLDGSKILMSILPYKQMMAYLKFERFGFILIIFFLFLGGFGFFFKYIILPLVSFMTDGLIYRIL from the coding sequence ATGATTTTGTTGCAGGTTTTTGTTCTGCTTCTTGCAGTGGTAATACATGAGTTTGCTCATGGCTGGATGGCTTATAAATGCGGAGATTCCACTGCTCGAGACATGGGAAGACTTACGCTTAATCCTATTCCTCATATTGATCTTAATATGACTATAATAATGCCTATTTTAATATATATGATGTCAGGAGGAAGAGCTATATTTGGAGGGGCAAAACCAGTTCCTATTAATCCTAATAATTTTAGGAATCCTAAAAGAGATATGATTCTCGTTTCTCTTGCCGGATGCGCTTCAAATTTTGTAGCAGCAATTTTATTTGCACTTCTTATAAGATTAGGGATTGCGGGAATACTGCCTGCTTTCACACTGCTGTGTGTGTATGGTGTGCTAATAAACATTCTTTTAGGGGTTTTTAATCTTATTCCAATACCTCCATTAGATGGTTCAAAGATATTAATGTCAATCCTGCCATATAAGCAAATGATGGCTTACTTGAAATTTGAGCGATTTGGATTTATTTTGATAATATTCTTTTTATTCTTGGGGGGGTTTGGTTTTTTCTTCAAATATATTATTTTACCGTTAGTTTCTTTTATGACTGATGGTCTGATTTATAGGATATTATAG
- the trpS gene encoding tryptophan--tRNA ligase, with protein MSNKTRKRILTGDRPTGRLHIGHLLGALQDRVALQDEYDTFVIIADVQALTDNFKDPQKVRSNIFEVAIDNLAVGMDPNKSTIFVQSLIPEIAELTVFYSNLVTIARLERNPTVKEEIKQKKNLFGDNVTFGFLGYPISQAADITAFQADLVPVGDDQLPQIELTREIVRKFNQIYGQTLKEPEPRIGRFPRVKGLDGNKMSKSLNNAIYLADSPEIIERKILSAITDTQKIRLKDKGHPDICTVYHYHEMFSAEKLEIIRKECKKGDRGCVQCKKQLAQDIIKRLSPIREKRLYYQERRKLVGEILYEGTKKARQVAQATMSEVRKAMKLYSGVF; from the coding sequence ATGTCTAACAAGACTAGAAAGAGAATTTTAACAGGGGATAGACCAACGGGACGGCTGCATATTGGACACTTATTAGGTGCCCTGCAAGATCGTGTAGCGCTTCAGGATGAATATGATACATTTGTAATAATTGCTGACGTACAGGCGTTAACTGACAATTTTAAAGATCCCCAAAAAGTGCGAAGCAATATTTTTGAAGTTGCAATTGATAACCTTGCTGTTGGTATGGATCCAAATAAGTCAACCATTTTCGTTCAATCTCTAATTCCTGAAATAGCAGAACTAACTGTTTTTTATTCTAATCTGGTTACAATCGCTAGGTTGGAGAGAAATCCTACTGTTAAAGAGGAGATTAAACAGAAAAAGAATTTATTTGGAGACAATGTAACATTTGGGTTCTTAGGATATCCAATTAGTCAGGCGGCAGACATTACTGCGTTTCAGGCTGATTTGGTACCGGTAGGCGACGACCAATTGCCTCAAATTGAGTTGACGAGAGAAATTGTTAGAAAATTCAACCAAATTTATGGGCAAACACTAAAGGAGCCGGAACCTAGAATAGGGCGGTTTCCCAGGGTTAAAGGATTAGATGGGAATAAAATGAGCAAGAGCTTGAATAATGCTATATATCTAGCTGATTCTCCGGAAATAATTGAAAGGAAAATTCTCTCAGCAATAACTGATACACAGAAAATTCGTCTTAAGGATAAAGGGCATCCGGATATCTGTACAGTATATCATTATCATGAAATGTTTAGTGCTGAAAAATTAGAGATAATTAGAAAAGAATGTAAAAAGGGAGATAGAGGTTGTGTCCAATGCAAAAAACAATTAGCTCAAGATATAATTAAGAGGTTGTCTCCCATCCGAGAAAAAAGATTATACTATCAAGAGAGAAGAAAACTAGTTGGAGAAATTTTGTATGAGGGAACTAAAAAAGCGAGGCAAGTTGCGCAAGCTACTATGTCAGAGGTTAGGAAAGCAATGAAACTATACAGTGGAGTATTTTAG
- the pheA gene encoding prephenate dehydratase, giving the protein MDINKLRKIIDEVDEGILNLLNQRAKTAVAIGKEKQKKRLKTHDKLREEKILEKLVLRNEGPLSKKMIIAVYREILSVCRSLQSSIKVAYLGPKASNAYLAARKRFGASVDFVPVSTIFDVFGEVEKDKAHFGLVPVENSTEGMVSYTLDMFFSSELKISGEVSLPITHNLLAKGSKKEIKRVYSHPQALAQCRTWVKNNLSSVQFIEISSTAEAAKLASQSKQNGAIANELAAEVYDLNILEQHIEDLETNLTRFLVISKDLSEKCKHMKTSIMFFVKDEPGSLYNILEIFKRRNINLTKIESRPSKQKAWEYIFFIDCEGYWKDKEIELALKELEKKCISLKVLGSYPVDTTV; this is encoded by the coding sequence ATGGATATTAATAAATTGAGAAAAATAATAGATGAAGTGGATGAGGGGATTTTAAACCTGTTGAATCAAAGAGCAAAAACAGCAGTAGCTATTGGTAAGGAAAAGCAGAAAAAGCGATTAAAAACACACGATAAGCTTCGTGAAGAGAAGATTCTCGAAAAACTTGTTTTGAGAAATGAAGGCCCCTTATCAAAAAAAATGATTATTGCTGTATATCGTGAAATACTATCTGTATGTCGCAGTTTGCAGTCCTCTATTAAAGTAGCGTATTTGGGGCCAAAAGCTTCTAATGCCTATCTTGCTGCAAGGAAGAGATTTGGAGCATCTGTTGATTTTGTCCCTGTTAGTACTATTTTTGATGTTTTTGGAGAAGTTGAAAAAGACAAGGCGCATTTTGGTCTTGTTCCTGTTGAAAACTCCACAGAGGGAATGGTTTCCTATACATTAGACATGTTTTTCAGCTCTGAACTTAAGATATCTGGAGAAGTGAGTTTGCCTATTACTCATAATTTATTAGCAAAAGGTTCCAAAAAGGAAATTAAACGTGTGTATTCTCATCCACAGGCTCTAGCGCAGTGTAGAACATGGGTAAAGAATAATCTATCCTCTGTTCAATTCATAGAAATATCCAGCACTGCAGAGGCCGCAAAGCTGGCATCTCAGTCAAAACAGAATGGAGCAATAGCTAATGAACTTGCTGCTGAAGTGTACGATTTAAACATACTGGAGCAGCATATTGAAGATTTAGAAACTAATTTAACGCGTTTTCTGGTTATTAGTAAGGATCTTAGTGAAAAATGCAAGCATATGAAGACCTCTATCATGTTCTTTGTAAAAGATGAACCAGGATCACTTTATAATATACTCGAAATTTTCAAAAGACGTAATATTAATTTAACAAAGATTGAATCACGACCGTCTAAACAGAAAGCATGGGAGTATATCTTCTTTATTGACTGCGAAGGGTACTGGAAGGATAAAGAGATAGAACTTGCACTAAAAGAATTAGAAAAAAAGTGTATTTCTTTGAAAGTGCTGGGTTCATATCCTGTTGACACTACTGTGTAA
- a CDS encoding UPF0280 family protein has product MYEVRTYQQLVKEDDLVITKVIAKETELFIKACVDLEEEALNSLLKYRRYIEDYINQNPLFETTLSSYSPNDDAPEIVKEMAIQASKVNVGPMASVAGAIAEYVGKDLIEFSDELIIENGGDIYMNSKKTRNICIFAGESIFSEDIKIKIESQHMPIGVCTSSGSVGHSISFGTADAVTVLSKSAVFADAAATSIANMVETEEDVESILNFSKKIHNLNGVIIIKNDTLGAWGDFCIERRGGIKCQKSGCEKMNQLIKH; this is encoded by the coding sequence ATGTATGAAGTAAGAACATACCAACAATTAGTAAAAGAGGATGACTTAGTAATAACTAAAGTAATTGCTAAGGAAACAGAACTCTTTATTAAAGCATGTGTGGATTTAGAGGAAGAAGCTTTAAATTCTCTATTAAAGTATCGCAGATACATAGAGGATTATATAAATCAGAATCCTTTATTTGAGACAACATTGTCCTCATATTCTCCGAATGATGATGCTCCTGAGATAGTAAAAGAAATGGCTATACAGGCAAGCAAGGTTAATGTTGGACCTATGGCGTCAGTTGCCGGCGCAATTGCAGAATATGTTGGAAAGGATCTTATTGAATTCAGTGACGAACTTATCATAGAAAATGGCGGCGATATATATATGAATAGCAAAAAAACGAGAAATATTTGTATTTTTGCTGGAGAGTCCATTTTCAGTGAAGATATAAAAATTAAAATAGAATCTCAACACATGCCGATAGGTGTCTGCACATCAAGTGGCTCAGTAGGACATTCTATAAGTTTTGGAACCGCAGATGCAGTTACTGTTTTATCTAAGTCAGCTGTCTTCGCAGATGCAGCAGCTACATCTATAGCAAATATGGTAGAAACAGAGGAAGATGTGGAAAGCATCTTGAATTTTTCAAAAAAAATCCACAATCTTAACGGAGTAATTATCATAAAAAATGATACTCTAGGCGCATGGGGAGATTTTTGTATTGAAAGGAGGGGAGGAATAAAGTGCCAAAAGTCAGGGTGCGAAAAGATGAACCAATTGATAAAGCACTGA
- the rpsU gene encoding 30S ribosomal protein S21 — MPKVRVRKDEPIDKALRRLKRKMDKEGIIRQIRQLEHFEKPSQKKRRKMLKAKKDAYNKNKNKDQ; from the coding sequence GTGCCAAAAGTCAGGGTGCGAAAAGATGAACCAATTGATAAAGCACTGAGGCGGCTAAAAAGAAAGATGGACAAGGAGGGTATAATAAGACAGATAAGACAGCTTGAACATTTCGAAAAACCGTCTCAAAAGAAGCGAAGAAAAATGCTCAAGGCCAAGAAAGACGCTTACAATAAAAACAAGAACAAGGATCAGTAA